GGCGGTCGCATTACTGCGGCCGCCCCTGGGCGAGTTCAAATTGGCGTCTGGCAGTCTCAGTTGATCGGGATCAGGCTGGGGCTGCTGGCGGATTTTTCGAGTCCGGCACTCGGCTGAACGTCTTCAATGATGGGAGCCGGAGTCGGGATCGGCGAATCGTTCTGAATCGGAGCTCCCATCACCTGTGAACCGTTCGCGCCGGTCCAGGGAGGAGAGGTGGGCATCAGGCCTGGCGTGGGCAGCGGGGTGGCCGTAGGTGCTGTTCCGAGAATCAGCCCGCCGGGATGACCGTAGTGGGTGGTCTGGGCCACGGTGGTATGCCACTGGCTGGGAACCGGCGGCGGCGGAATCATGCCGGCGCGGGGCTGCCAGTAGGGAACATGCTGGTAGTAGTAGCCGAGCTGCGTCGTATCGGTCGGCATGTAGACCGTGGGATAACGCTGCGGCGTCCCTTGAACACCGGGCTGTCCGGTCCAGGAGTTCGGCCACATTTTGTTATAGGCGACGCCCGTCCGGTAGATCGGCCGCTTCACCGGCGGCGAGAACGTATGGCGACCGCCGTACCCATAGCCTGAGTCATAGGCCATGCCGCCATAGCCGGCGGACGATCCCGGCGGACAGTTCGCCTGCGGATAGGACGTGCCTTCCGGAATCGGCGCCATCACCGAGTCGCTGATCCGGACGACGCCGGCGTTCTCAAAGCTCTGGGCGCTGGCCGGCGCTGTGGCACAGGCGAACAGGCCGCCCGCGATCAGGCAGGACAACAATTGAGAAGGATGTCGCAGCATGGCTGTCTTCCTCGGTGAACGATGCAATCTCAAGGCCGCATTAGGGGACGCTTGGCAGCTATTCCGACTCAGGTCCGACCGCCGCCCTTAAATCAACTCAGTACGCAATCGGAGCAGACGGATACACGCCGGGCACAACAGCGGGAGGCGCCTGGGTGACCGGGTGCAGCACTGGAGTCAGGCGGCTTGAGGGAACGCCCCAGCCGTAGTTGTAGGTGTGATTGACCACTGGCGCGAGCGGTACCGAGACAGGACCGCCGTAGCCCTGCGCGGCGTAGACCTGTCCATCGCGAGCGTCGAAGTACGACGGATCTTGCGGATAGACGATGTGGTACTTGCCGGCGAGCGGATAGTCCTGATGGTGTCCGCTGCCGTCGCCGTGTCCGCACTTGCCGCGGAACCAGGCCCCTTTGCGGGCGAAGTCATTGTGAATCCACGAGACAATCTGCCAGGGGAGCGGGGCCTTCTTACAGGTGACGACTTCGCTCGACTGCGGGCATTGCTGCGGGCACTGCTGTGAGTACTGTTGCGGACAGTTTTGCTGTTCGCAATTCGCCTGGGCGATCGGGGCGGGCGTTGCCGAGGACTGATCCGGCGACTGTCCGCGAACGACGACATGCGAATCGTTGACGTGGACCACGCCAGCGGACGGATGATGGCCAAGGCGGATCACGCCTTCGACGTCATCCGCGACAGCCGGAAGCACCGGCAACATGATGCCGGCGATCAGGCACGGCAGGCTCCATCTGCGCAACGAGGTCACCATGATGATCATCCCTGGGGGTCTGATGCAGTAATTGCTTGCAGTGTGTTGTCGATGCCCGCGACGTGCGGCGCTGGCGGAGGGCAACGCTGACTCGTGTGAGGCAGGACGTTGAACTCCGTTTCAAGGTCAACTGGCAACGGTCGGTCGCCATCACTGACCACATTCGCCGACAGCACAATTGCTGAGGCGGGAGTGGATCAGTCTTGTGTCCGGCGTGCGGCGTCCCCCCTGTCTGACCGGTTCCCTGCGCGGGAATCCGTATGCAGTCAGGCGCGGCAGTGCAGGGCATTCGTCAGGCGCGGTGACGCCTGTGAAGTATCTTTTGTTCCAACACATCGGACGGCGGTCCGATGAAATTGATTTATCTGATGCGGGGCGGGTGATATCCGCTGAAGAACGGATAGTTGGAACGATATTTCACGTTCACTTCGGTGCCCTGCAGTTTCCAGTGTTCGTGCTGACGCACGCCAAACGGCGTCCAGAACCAGCCCCCGGTCACCTTGTGGTAGAACGGGGGATACATGGCGTGATAGGTGTGCGGGTACAACATCTCGTGCGGCGCGAAGGCCTGATTGGTGATGATCGCTCCGCCGTTATACGGGGGCGTGTACTGCACGGGGCTGGGATAGAGCGGGGCATTCAGTTGCGGATATTGTCCGCCGGGAACGTAGGTCCCCGGGACGGCGGCCGGGCTGTAGACCTGCCCGTGCGCCTGTTGAACGCCCTGCATTTGGGAGGGAGCCTGGGAGTAATCCTGGGCGACCGCCACGTTGACCAGCGAGGCCGCGACCAGCGCAGCCCAGACCTTTGTCTGCATCGAGAACATGTGCATCCCCTCCAGCGTTCCCCACAGAATGCAGATCACCTCCTGTGATCCGCACAGCCCGCGCCCGAGCAGCAGCAGCTTGCTTGAAGACGGCCCCCCGGCCGCGGCTTGTCCATCAAATTCGGCAGGGTCTCAACTTGGCGTTGAGACTTTCATACCTGATCCACCGAAACAGCCGCGTTTTCCGGATTTAAGGCGTCAAGCTTTGCCACGTCGCAGGAATCGGAGACGGCAGTGCTGCAAAACAAAGAAAGCCGATCGCAGTGCGATCGGCTTTCGAGAGCAGTTGGCTCTACCGTGTGCAGGCGAATGGACGGTTCTCACTTGATGAGAACCTCAATGATCGCCTGCGGAATACTGAATACGAAAAGCAATACTGCTCACGCTGTGTTGTTCTGCGTGATGTGCAGCAGTCTGCTGTTCAGCGGACGACCGGGCCCGGTGCGGCAGCGGTCTGAACGGGCTGCGGGTGATACAGCTCGCGGGCAGCGACGAGCTTCTTCTGGAACGGCGCAGCGGTTTCGTAACCATTGATGCGGCCCAGCAGGTCGGCGTTCGGGCTGAGGACGATGGTGCAGGGCAAGGCATGCACTTCGAGGATCTCGCCGATCTTCTTTTCCTTGTCGAGGTCGAGATGGACCGCGACAAAGGTGTCGTTGATGTACTTCGAGAGTTCCGGAGTGTTGAGGGTCTGCTTTTCGAGCTTCTTGCAGAACCCGCACCATTCGGCGCCGAAGACGATGAGAAGCGGCTTGTTCTCGGCGACGGCCTGCTTGTGAGCGGTCTGCAGGCTGGTGTGCCATTTGATGCCGGCGGGCGCTCCGGCGGGAGGCTTGGCGGCCCCCGGCGGTCCGGCGAGGGTCACGATGGCAAAAGCGGCGACGAACGATGCCACGACGACTGAAGAAAGGAGAATCCGTTGCATGGGCGAGACATCCTGTCGCAATAATTGCCGGTCCCGGCGGCGTCATGCGTCCCTGCTGACGTGATTCCACCAAGGCTCCTGAATCGGATATCGTCGAAACGACGCAGCGGATTGGCGGGGAAATCGGGGGCGGCAGCAAAAGTGCGAAAAATATCGCCGGGCTTTGAGCAAGGCGATCTCTCAAGGCCGCGGGGGTTTCCCAGCTTAACTCTCTTCGTCGAGGGCGACTTCGAGTTCGTGGCCGTCGAAGCTGACGAGATCGCCGGGGACGAGTTTGCGGCGGCGGCGGGTTTCGACCTGACCGTTGACCGTCACTTCACCCCCCTGAATGACCAGCTTCGCCTGACCGCCGGTTTGGGCCAGGCCGGTGATTTTCATAAACTGATCGAGCCGCAGCGACTCTTCAGGCTGTGCTGTTTCAGGTTCGCTCATTGCTCGGAGTTCTCTGGGGTATTCGGGGCAGATGCGGTCTCACCTGCGGGGGGATTGTAGCCGGAGCAGGAGATGATCGGCTGAGGCGGGTACTTTGGAAACCGGCGGTCGGATTTCGATAACAGGCACATCAGGAATGTCGAACCCTTTGGGGTCTGAATGACTCGAACATGCCGACACTGCTGACAAAGGGAAGAGTAAACCGAAGCACCGCCTTCAGGGCTGAAAAACTCGCTGAACCGAGGGCACCGCCGGAATCGAGGTTAACAGCTTCGCTCAATTCGGGGCAATGAGGCGATCTCCGCGATCGTATTACCTTTAACCTTTGCCCATGCGGATGCGGGCGACTCGGGCGAGACGGCCGCTGCCTTCGCGGGGGGGAATGACCCGGAGTTTGGTGGGATACCAGACCGGGCGGTCGACCTTTTGATCTGGCAGTTTTTCAATTGCCGGGATGGACGGGCGCTCGGCGAGGGGGACTTCGCTCAGTTCCAGCGGGTGCAGATAGATGCGGCGGCCGTCGATGTACTCGCCGAGCATGTCGACCAGTTCGCGGCTGATGCGAATGCAGAGGGCGATCTTCGGATCGGAGCGAAGCACGAGTCCGTAATCGCCCTTGGTTTCGAAGTAGGGCTGGAATTCGTGCAGCAACTTGGCCCAGTGGACGTTGTCGTACATTTCGATGAACGCCTGCATGGCTGAAGCGAACTGACCATGTTCGGCGAACTGCATCCACTTCGGCTGCTCGTGCAGTTCGTAATCGACGAACTCTCCTTTGCGTTGTTCGTCTTCCATCACCTGCATGACGCGGAAGTCGAGCGTGGCGGCGCGGCAGCGGGTGCGGGCCCATTCGCGGAGTGCGAAGATTTCATCTTCCATCGTGACGGAGAGGGGGACAGTCAGTTCCCGCGCGGCGGCGAAGTCGGCCTGAGTCGGAAGGCGGTTCTGGGCGTGGGCTTCGATGATGGCCGAGTTCACCACCTGTTCGATTTCAGCGCCGCTGTAGCCTTCGCTTTGATCGGACAAACTGTCGAGATCGAACTTCTCCGGCTTCCAACCCCGTTTGGCGAGATGAATGCGGTAGATGTCGAGCCGTTCGTGGTAGTTGGGCAGGTCGACGAAGAACAGCTCGTCGAAACGCCCGCGCCGCAGCATTTCAGGCGGGAGCTTGGCGACGTTATTGGCCGTGGCGACGACGAAGACGGGCGCCTGATGTTCCTGCAGCCAGGTGAGGAAGCGGCCCACAAGGCGGGACATGGTGGCGTCGTTGCTGGCTTCGTCATCGAAGCCGGCGAACGCCTTGTCGATTTCTTCGAGCCAGAGAATGGCGGGGGCGATAGTCTCCATCAGGCGGAGAACGTCGCGAAGGTTCTGTTCGGAACCGCCGCGTGAGGATTCGAGCAGCGCGCCAATATCGAGCCGCACGAGGGGGAAGCCGAAGATGCGCGCGATGGCGCGAGCGCTGAGACTTTTACCGCAACCCTGTACACCGGCAAGCAGCACGCCGCGGGGATTCGAGATGCCGCGCGACTTGGCGTCGGGCGAAAAGGCGTTCGCGCGTTGCTGCACCCATTCCTTCAGGCCGTCGAGACCGCCGATGTCGCCGAGGCCTTCGTCGAGATCGAAGAACTCGAGGAGGTTCGACCCTTGAATCAGGTGCCGTTTTTCGGCGACCAGTCGGGGGAAGAGTTCTTCGTTGAAACCATCGGTTCCCTGCAGGACTTTGGCGAACGCACGACGGGCTTCTTCCTGAGTGAGTCCCAGGACCGCTTGCACCAGCCGGTCTTCCTCGCGCGGCGACAGGGCGAATTCCGGCGCGTCGGGAGAAAGGCTTTCGCGAAGGACTCCGCGGAATTCGTCAGGACCTGGGAGCGGAAGATCGAGGATCGTGACGTCTTTCATCAGTTCGACCGGCAGGGTGTCGACCGGCGACATCAGCAAAAGCGTCTTCCGGGTGGCTTTCAGTCGAGGCAGCAGGTCGCGCAGCTTGCGGCTGACTTCGGGGTGCGACAAATGAGCATGCAGATCCTTCAGGAGGAAGAGATGGTCGGAAGGATACTTCTCGATCAACGACAGAAAGCCGAGGACGCCGGGCGGGGTATCGAATTGATCGAGCGGGGGCTGCGGCCCGGCGGTTTCCGACCAGGTGACGAGCCCGCGTTCGAGATCGAGCGCCAGATCGGAGAGGTGTTCTTCCCAGCGTTGTTCTTCATAAGTCCGGAGCAGGAGGATGGAATAGCCTGCGAGAATCCGGCGGTTGAGGTCTTGCAGGATGTCGGATGTTTTCATTCGGAAACATTCCCAATGTGATGCGTGCAGGCGACAGAGGTGTTGTCTTTGGGCAACAGCCGGAGCGGGCAGGATCTCGGCTGTCGTTTCGCTCTTCAACGTAACGTGTGTGGACGAAACGTGTAACGCCAGCGGCTTTCAACAGCAGAAAATCTGCAGGACCGTTGGTACAGGACGCGCGGTGGAGTGAGGAGACTCAACTCTCTCCAGGGGAAGCATATGAGGCTTTTTGGCCTGTCGGCTGTCACGGCAATCGCCCCCGTGACGGACCGGTTTGTGTCGCTGAGTGTCGGCAACACGTTGATTTTGAAAGCCTGCGGTTTCATCGAAGACCATCAGGCCCGCATTCTCGATGTCGATGAATCGTCATTGAAAGTGCGGATCGGATTCCCCTGGCATCGCCGCTGGCTGCACGGGCTGCATCGCAAGCCGATCGACGTTTCGCTGCAGATCCGTCGGGGCGAAATGCTGCCGGAGTCAGCCTCGCAAAAATTGTCGCCGGACCGGTACTGTATGATCGACGTGGTGATTCAGCCCGTCGCATTAGGCTGGCAGACTGCCGACTTTCATCAGGAAGCACGGCGGCTGGTGTGGTCGCTGCGGTCGTACTTCATGGCATGTTAGTGGGCTGCGGGAATTTGGAAGGGGTCGCTGCTCGTCGAAATTCCAAATTCGAAGCACCAAATCCGAAACAAATCTCAAAATCCAAAAAAGAAGAAAGAAACCGTGGGCTAAGGCCCAGCGGCTGATTGGCGTACAGACAACATTGACAATGATCAACAGTTGACGGCCATCAGCCGGCACGCGTTAGCGTCCGGTTCTTTCCTTTTTGGTTCGCATGCACTAACTGGATCAACAGCCGAAGTCGGCGAGGTCGAGCGTCAGCGGTTCTTGCAGAATCAATTGTCGCAGCAGCAGGGCTGTGGCTGGTGAGTTCGACAGGCCGGCGCGAAAGTGGCCGGCTGCGATATAGAGGTTCTTGCGATCGGGGACTTTCCCGAGGAACGGTCGACGCCGCGTCGCGAAGGGGCGCAGGCCTGCCCAGGTTTTTTCGACGGGAACGTCGGCCAGCGAGGGGACGAGTTCGACCCCCAGTTGTCGGAGCGCGGCGATGGCTTCGTCCGTATTGGTTTTCTGAAAGCCAACGTCTTCTTCCGTCGAGCCGATGAGAATGCGGCCGTCATCCCGAGGGACGAGGTAACGAGGACCGGATTCGATGACGCGGTGAATGATCTGTTGCGGCGCGTGCAACAGCAGCATCTGCCCGCGCATGGGTCGAATGGCGAGATCTAAACCAACCTGTTCGAGGAGCTGCGCGCTCCAGGCTCCGGCGGTGACGATGAACTTATCGCCGGTGACGCGGCCCTTGTCTGTTTGTGCGGCGAGGATGCGGGCCCCGTCCATCTCCCAGCCAACGACTCCCTGTTGCGGCAGGAGCTGAACGCCTGCGGCCAGACAGGCAGCTTTGAGGGCTTTGAGGTGTCGCGGGTTTCGCACCTGAGACAACGTGGGGAGCGAGACGGCGCTGGTGAGATGCGGAGCTAACGCTGGTTCGAGTGCCTGCAACGCTGGCTCGTCGATGATCTCGGCAGGGACGCCATGCGATTGCCAGGCGGACTGGATGGCTGCAACGTTTTCGTGCGTCGGCAACACGAGTCCGCCGCAAAGGCGATAGCCGTTGTCGATGCCGGTCTGTTCGTACAGCCGCGCGCTCAGGTCAGGCCAGAGTTGGGCGCTCAGCACCGCGAGTTGATGTGTCGCCGGATCGAGGAGATCGCCGGGCGGGATCATCCCTGCGCCGGCCCAACTGGCTTCCTGTCCCATTTCGGACTGGTCGAGGACGGTCACCTGCAGGTTCCGGCTGGCGAGCTCCCAGGCGGTGGTCAGACCGATGACTCCGCCGCCGACAATGATCACGTCCGACATCAACGCGCTTTCAAGCTGGCAAAGTAGGCGTTGGCGACCGTCGTGCTGTTTGAACCGTAGATTGATTGCAGTGCCGCGTTCACGGCGTCCCCTCGCTCGAGGGCGCGGACAAAGAGTACGAAGCGAGACATGCCTCCCCGATCGATCAGATATTTCACGAGGGTATAGCCGATCGCGCCGGAGGATGCGGCTGAGAACGTGCCGTCGACGAAGACTTCGTCTGGCTGGTTCACTGCGGGGGCGAGACCTGCGGCTGTTTCTTTCATGGCTTTCACCTGGGCAGGGCCGAGGAGTTCTTCCGCCATCATCAAGCCAGTCCCATTCGTGAGCCAGAGGGGGAGGGGGCGATCTCCCTTTGACAGGTAGGCGGCGGTGAGTTGTTCGACCAGCGACGCCTGCAGGCCTGGCCCGCGGGCGGGTTTGTCGCCGAGATCCTGCAGAACCACATAGGCATCTTCATGGCCGAGCGTCACTTTGGCGTGGCCGAAGGTTTCGTTGTCGATCCGTTTTTCTTCCGCTTCGGCCAGTTGCTCGTAGTCTTCTCGATCTTTGAGGACGAGAATGGCGAGCCGTCCGCGCCAGGCCTGACCGTTGCCGCTGAAGTCTGTCTGCAAGCGTTTCAGTTGAGAGTCGGCCCAGCCCTGGACGGTTTCGAGTCGGCGCTGGTCGACATTGCCCAGCAAGAGGAAGTTCTCAGAATTCACGCGAGCTGGTTCTGCTGAACCGGCTGCGTCGTGGAACAGCTTCATCGATCCTGTTTCGCGGAGTGCCCGCATTTCGTCTTCGGACTTCGAGCCGAACGTGCTTTTGGCCATCTCCGCGGCAGAGGGGACGAAAGAACGAATCGGCGTCAGCGGGTCGCCGCCGTCGTAGGTGTTCCCTTCCTCGAACCATTTTTTCAGGTCTTCGTAGTTCTGACGGGTGATGCGGCCCTGGCCTTGCGGCATGCGGGGGAGTTCGAGTCCGCCGACGAGGCGAAAGAAGCGGCTGTTCTCCATATCGCCGGGGATGATGACTTCACCGCTTTCACCACCCTTCATGATGTCGAAGAAGTTTTCGACGGACAGGCCGCCCGCCTGTCGCCGTGCGTTGTGGCAGTTCAGGCACAGGTTGGTCATGAAGGGGGCGATGTCTTTGGTGAAGCTGACTGTTTCCTTGCCAGTGGGCTTGGGGATTTTTACGTTCTTTTTGGCTTCCTCGAAGATGATCGCGGCGAGCGTCAGGTTTTCGTTTCCGCCGTCGAAGCGGGCCCCCTTCTTGATCCAGTTGGTGATCTTCTCTTTGTCTTCTCCAGAGAGTGGATCGCCGTTGCGGGGCATGCGGCCCTGGCCCTCTGCGGCATTAATGCGGGCGACGATCAGACTCGCCGTCGGGTTGCCGGGGACGAGGAGTTGCCCGCTGCGACCGCCGGCCCGCCAGCCGGCAAAGGTATCGAGCCGCAGCCCGTTGCGGGGGTTGGTTTCGCCGTGGCACTCGATGCAGCGCTGATTGATGATCGGCGCGACATCTTTCATGAAGCTGAGTTCATCGGCTTTGGCTGCTGGTGCAGCCCCGCCCGCTTTGTCGAGAATCGCCTGTTGCTTGTCGACCAGGATGGACACCCGTTTGAGAGCGGGATCGGTTTCGGGAACGCTGGCTGCGGTCGAGATCTCTTTGAGTTTCTCTTCAACCCCCTTGAGGAGGGTGCCGGCTTCGTCGTAGTTCTTCTTCTTGATGAGGGCGGCAGCCTGGCCGACCTGTTTGGTCAGTTCGGCGAGTTCCTTACGATGCTCCGCGGTCAGTTGAGCGAAGGCGGCCTGGTTGGCGCAGACCAGCAATGTCAGAATCAGGCCGAGTTGGATCGCAAAACGCCGCATGTTGACCTCAAGGCTGTTGCCTGTGGATTGCCCACCCCGACCCGATGCGTCGGAGCTGCTCTTGAGGAGTATAAGTCTCGCTGTGACAGGGCGAAAGGAGTTCTGTGTGGATGGGAATTCCTGACGCGAATTCCGCCTGCCGCTGATCGGGGATGACCTGCTATTGTTCCGCACGCGATTCTCGTTTGAAAAGGCGACAGCGGGGCGCGCCATTACATTGGCGTGTCGGTTCACCGCTCGCCCCTCACCCCCGGCCCCTCTCCCCGCCCTGATTATTTTTTGGTCGGGGCGAGGGGAGTTTGAAAACGGTATCTCTCCGACTCTCATGCCTGACCTTTGGACAGCACCGACTTCTTCGCCGCGGCCGCAGGCTCACCTGGTTGGCATTTGCGGGGCGGGGATGAAGGCGTTGGCCGAATACCTGAACGACCGCGGCTGGGTGGTGACCGGCAGCGATGGCGACCCTGAAGTTCGGACGCGGCAGGAGTTCCAGCGGAAGGGAATAGCGGTTTTCAGAGGGCATGCGGCGGATCAGGTTCCTCAGAAGCGGTCTTCAAGTGTGACCGATTCGAGTGGACCAGGGCCTGACATCGTTACCTCCAATGACAGTTCGCCCCCTCACCCCCAGCCCCTCTCCCCTGAGTACAGGGGCGAGGGGAGTTTGAAGGCAGTTTCTCATGAAAGCATTGTGCTGATTTACAGTCCGGCGGTGCCGGTGGAGAACGTCGAGCGGCAGGTCGCTCGGGCGAGGGGGATTGCCGAGTTCTCTTATGTGGAGGCGCTGGCGGAACTGACGCGGCACTCGACGGCTGTGGCCGTGGCGGGGACGCATGGAAAGAGTACGACTTCGGCGATGCTCGGGACGTTGCTCAGCGCAATTGGGCGATCTCCTACGCTGATCTGTGGGGCGGAACTGGTCGATCGAGGGCGGAGCGGCTTTGCAGGCGACGGTTCTCTGATGGTGGTGGAAGCCTGTGAGTTCCGGCGGCATTTTTTGGAATTGTCGCCGAAGGTGGCC
This sequence is a window from Planctomicrobium piriforme. Protein-coding genes within it:
- a CDS encoding thioredoxin family protein, with the translated sequence MQRILLSSVVVASFVAAFAIVTLAGPPGAAKPPAGAPAGIKWHTSLQTAHKQAVAENKPLLIVFGAEWCGFCKKLEKQTLNTPELSKYINDTFVAVHLDLDKEKKIGEILEVHALPCTIVLSPNADLLGRINGYETAAPFQKKLVAARELYHPQPVQTAAAPGPVVR
- a CDS encoding RNA-binding S4 domain-containing protein, with product MSEPETAQPEESLRLDQFMKITGLAQTGGQAKLVIQGGEVTVNGQVETRRRRKLVPGDLVSFDGHELEVALDEES
- a CDS encoding AAA family ATPase; protein product: MKTSDILQDLNRRILAGYSILLLRTYEEQRWEEHLSDLALDLERGLVTWSETAGPQPPLDQFDTPPGVLGFLSLIEKYPSDHLFLLKDLHAHLSHPEVSRKLRDLLPRLKATRKTLLLMSPVDTLPVELMKDVTILDLPLPGPDEFRGVLRESLSPDAPEFALSPREEDRLVQAVLGLTQEEARRAFAKVLQGTDGFNEELFPRLVAEKRHLIQGSNLLEFFDLDEGLGDIGGLDGLKEWVQQRANAFSPDAKSRGISNPRGVLLAGVQGCGKSLSARAIARIFGFPLVRLDIGALLESSRGGSEQNLRDVLRLMETIAPAILWLEEIDKAFAGFDDEASNDATMSRLVGRFLTWLQEHQAPVFVVATANNVAKLPPEMLRRGRFDELFFVDLPNYHERLDIYRIHLAKRGWKPEKFDLDSLSDQSEGYSGAEIEQVVNSAIIEAHAQNRLPTQADFAAARELTVPLSVTMEDEIFALREWARTRCRAATLDFRVMQVMEDEQRKGEFVDYELHEQPKWMQFAEHGQFASAMQAFIEMYDNVHWAKLLHEFQPYFETKGDYGLVLRSDPKIALCIRISRELVDMLGEYIDGRRIYLHPLELSEVPLAERPSIPAIEKLPDQKVDRPVWYPTKLRVIPPREGSGRLARVARIRMGKG
- the thiO gene encoding glycine oxidase ThiO; its protein translation is MSDVIIVGGGVIGLTTAWELASRNLQVTVLDQSEMGQEASWAGAGMIPPGDLLDPATHQLAVLSAQLWPDLSARLYEQTGIDNGYRLCGGLVLPTHENVAAIQSAWQSHGVPAEIIDEPALQALEPALAPHLTSAVSLPTLSQVRNPRHLKALKAACLAAGVQLLPQQGVVGWEMDGARILAAQTDKGRVTGDKFIVTAGAWSAQLLEQVGLDLAIRPMRGQMLLLHAPQQIIHRVIESGPRYLVPRDDGRILIGSTEEDVGFQKTNTDEAIAALRQLGVELVPSLADVPVEKTWAGLRPFATRRRPFLGKVPDRKNLYIAAGHFRAGLSNSPATALLLRQLILQEPLTLDLADFGC
- a CDS encoding c-type cytochrome domain-containing protein — its product is MRRFAIQLGLILTLLVCANQAAFAQLTAEHRKELAELTKQVGQAAALIKKKNYDEAGTLLKGVEEKLKEISTAASVPETDPALKRVSILVDKQQAILDKAGGAAPAAKADELSFMKDVAPIINQRCIECHGETNPRNGLRLDTFAGWRAGGRSGQLLVPGNPTASLIVARINAAEGQGRMPRNGDPLSGEDKEKITNWIKKGARFDGGNENLTLAAIIFEEAKKNVKIPKPTGKETVSFTKDIAPFMTNLCLNCHNARRQAGGLSVENFFDIMKGGESGEVIIPGDMENSRFFRLVGGLELPRMPQGQGRITRQNYEDLKKWFEEGNTYDGGDPLTPIRSFVPSAAEMAKSTFGSKSEDEMRALRETGSMKLFHDAAGSAEPARVNSENFLLLGNVDQRRLETVQGWADSQLKRLQTDFSGNGQAWRGRLAILVLKDREDYEQLAEAEEKRIDNETFGHAKVTLGHEDAYVVLQDLGDKPARGPGLQASLVEQLTAAYLSKGDRPLPLWLTNGTGLMMAEELLGPAQVKAMKETAAGLAPAVNQPDEVFVDGTFSAASSGAIGYTLVKYLIDRGGMSRFVLFVRALERGDAVNAALQSIYGSNSTTVANAYFASLKAR